The Vulcanimicrobium alpinum sequence CCGGTCACCGCGCAGCTTCCGAAACTGCTGGGCGCGATCGCCGGAGTGCAGGTGGTCGAGCCGCCCGTACCGCTGCTCGGACGCTATCTCACGCCCGGCGATCCCGACGCGATCCTGCGCTGGCTTCGCAGCGAGGCGCCGGCCGACGCGCGCGCCTACATCGTCTCGAACGACATGGCCGTCTACGGCGGGCTCGTCGCGTCGCGGATTCCCGGCGTCTCGCGCGCTCTCGCCTACACGCGCGTGAGCGATCTCGCGAGCGTGCGCGCGTCGCGCCCGGCGGCGTCGTTCGCCGTGTTCGGCACGGTCATGCGCCTCGCTCCGACCGGCGTGCCCGCGACCGGCGGCGCAAAGACGTTCCCGTTCGCGGGCGACGTGTGGCCGCTCGTGCAGACGTACGCGAACTTGCCGGATCCGCCGCAGACCGCCGAGCAGCAGGCGCTGGCGGTGCGCCTGCGCGCGCGGCTTGGGACGAATTTGGACGCCTATCTCGCCACGCGCGCCCGCAACCGCGACGTCGATCTGTTCGCGCTGCGCACGGAGGCGGAGGGCGGTTTCGACCGCGTCCTGCTCGGGCAGGACGATGCGGGGCCGGTCGGGCTGCACCTGCGCGATCTGGCGGCGCTGCGGCGTTTCAGCGCGGCGTGGCTGACGCCGGCGCGCGCGTCGATCGAGCCGGGCGCGGACGAGTTGGCGATGGTGCTCGAGGGTGCCGCGCTCGCGCGCGAAGCGCGCGTCGTGCCGCGAGTGCGCGTGATCTACTCGCGCGCCGACGGCGGGACGGTGAACGATCCGCTCGAGTTTGCGCCGATCGCGACGACGATCGACGACATCATCCGCAGCTGCGGGGCGCGTCAGGTCGCGGCGGACGCGGCGGCCGACGTCGACCTGTTCGTGCGCGTTCCGGCAACGAGCGACGCCGACGAGCAGACCTTCGTCGCGCGCATCGCGGGGGATGCGCCGCCGCGCCTGCGCGCGATCGCCGACCTCTCGTTCCTCACGCCGGACGACTACGTGCAGCAGCGCCGGCTGACCGGCGACCTGATCGACGCCGGCGTTGCAGGATCGATCGATGCGTTCGCGTCTTGGAACACCGTCGCCAACACCGTCGGCACGGCGCTCCCGGAAGCGATCGCCGTGATCGCAGGGCGCCGGCTGGGCACGTACGACGCGCGCGCGCACGCGACGTTCACGCTGATGCGCTACGTCGACGACGTCGCGTTCCACACCGTCGTGCGGCCGAAGATCAACGACGACCTGAGTGCCGGCGGAATCGATGACCACACCTATCTCGAAGGCGACGTCGCCCGCCGCACCGATGCCGAGAACCGCGCGCTGCTGTGGCCGGCCGGTCTCGATCTGCTGGCGCGCATCGCAGCGCAGTACCGCGATGCGGGCTTCACGATCACCTTGCCGTGGGACCGCACCTTCGAGACGAAACTCGACGTGCGGCTCGCGCCGAAGCGCTGAGTCTCAACCCTCGCGGGGCGGGCCGCCGCCCGGCGGCTGGCAGAGTTCGACGAGGACGCCGCCGGTCGACTTGGGGTGCAGAAACGCGATCGTATTGCCGTGCGCGCCGCGGCGCGGCTCTTCGTCGATCAGGCGGATCCCGGCGGCCTTCAGACGCGCGAGTTCGGCGCGGATGTCGGCGACGCGGTAGGCGGTGTGATGCAGTTTCGTCTGCGCGTCGCCGCGGTAGCGGGCGATCGGGGACTCCTCGTCGAGCGGGCGCAGGAGTTCGATGACCGCGTTGCCGGTCCGCACGCCGACGGCTTCGATCCCCTGATCGGCGACGATCTCGCGGTAGACGAACGAGAAGCCGAGGGTCTGCGTGTACAGCGCGATCGCCGCGTCCAGGTCTTTGACGACGATCGCGACATGATCGATCGGCGCGTCGATCATGCGATGCGTTCGCGGGCGACGTGCGTGCCGAACACGTCGCGCAGGACGTTGCAGATCTCGCCGAGCGTCGCTCCGGCGTCGACCGCCTCGATGAAGCGCGGCATCAGGTTCTCGGTCCCTTCGGCGGCGGCGCGCACGGCGTCGAGCGCCGCGCTTGCGCGCGCCGCGTCGCGCGCTTCGCGAAACGCGCGCGTCCGCGCGACCTGATCGCGCTCGATCGACGGGTCGATCCGCTGGATCGGCATCGAGACGACGTCGCTCGCGTCCCCGAAGCGGTTCACCGCGACGACGACCTGTTCGCCGCGCTCGATCTGCTGCTGGGCGCGGTAGGCGGATTCGCCGATCTGATCCTGCATCCAGCCGCTCTCTACCGCCGCGACCGCGCCGCCCATCGCGTCGACCTCCGCGATCAGCTCGCGCGCGCGCGCCGTCAGCTCCTCGGTGAGCGACTCGACGTAATACGAGCCCGCCAGCGGGTCGACGACGTCGGTGACGCCGCTCTCGAACGCGATGATCTGCTGCGTGCGCAGCGCGACGCGCGCCGACTCCGCGGTCGGAAGCCCGAGCGCTTCGTCCTGTCCGTTGGTGTGCAGCGA is a genomic window containing:
- the mce gene encoding methylmalonyl-CoA epimerase: MIDAPIDHVAIVVKDLDAAIALYTQTLGFSFVYREIVADQGIEAVGVRTGNAVIELLRPLDEESPIARYRGDAQTKLHHTAYRVADIRAELARLKAAGIRLIDEEPRRGAHGNTIAFLHPKSTGGVLVELCQPPGGGPPREG
- a CDS encoding DUF4127 family protein gives rise to the protein MTNGDAMHSIAALFSAVLALTFVVVPLDDRPVTAQLPKLLGAIAGVQVVEPPVPLLGRYLTPGDPDAILRWLRSEAPADARAYIVSNDMAVYGGLVASRIPGVSRALAYTRVSDLASVRASRPAASFAVFGTVMRLAPTGVPATGGAKTFPFAGDVWPLVQTYANLPDPPQTAEQQALAVRLRARLGTNLDAYLATRARNRDVDLFALRTEAEGGFDRVLLGQDDAGPVGLHLRDLAALRRFSAAWLTPARASIEPGADELAMVLEGAALAREARVVPRVRVIYSRADGGTVNDPLEFAPIATTIDDIIRSCGARQVAADAAADVDLFVRVPATSDADEQTFVARIAGDAPPRLRAIADLSFLTPDDYVQQRRLTGDLIDAGVAGSIDAFASWNTVANTVGTALPEAIAVIAGRRLGTYDARAHATFTLMRYVDDVAFHTVVRPKINDDLSAGGIDDHTYLEGDVARRTDAENRALLWPAGLDLLARIAAQYRDAGFTITLPWDRTFETKLDVRLAPKR